A window of Rhinolophus ferrumequinum isolate MPI-CBG mRhiFer1 chromosome X, mRhiFer1_v1.p, whole genome shotgun sequence contains these coding sequences:
- the LOC117029062 gene encoding 60S ribosomal protein L21-like gives MTNTKGKRRGTRYTFSRPFRKHGVVPLATYMRIYKKGDIVDIKGMGTVQKGMPHKCHHSKTGRVYNVTQHADGIVVNKQVKGKILTKRINVRIEHIKHSKSRDSFLKQVEENDQKKKEAKEKGTWVQVKRQPAPPREHTL, from the coding sequence ggagaggcaccCGCTATACgttctctaggccttttagaaaacatggagttgttcctttggccacatacatgcgaatctacaagaaaggtgatattgtagacatcaagggaatgggcactgttcaaaaaggaatgcccCACAAATGTCACCACAGCAAAACGGGAAGGGTCTACAATGTTACTCAGCATGCGGATGgcattgttgtaaacaaacaagtcaaGGGCAAGATTCTTACCAAGAGAATTAATGTTCGCATTGAGCATATTAAGCACTCTAAGAGCCGAGATAGCTTCCTGAAACAGGTGgaggaaaatgatcagaaaaagaaggaagccaaagagaaaggtaccTGGGTTCAAGTGAAAcgccagcctgccccacccagagaaCACACTCTGTGA